One genomic segment of Aquipluma nitroreducens includes these proteins:
- a CDS encoding DEAD/DEAH box helicase — MKFDDYRISPDIKRNLETLGFRRPTDIQYKAITPILKGDDVLAIAQTGTGKTAAFAIPIIDIVHQQKSSSRSEFLCCLVMVPTRELALQITEVFQTIGKHTLVKTACVFGGVDQEPQISKLKSGIDILVATPGRMFDLVSQGHILLDKIQILVLDEADHMLALGFIKDIRQLIHFLPKYRQTLFFSATINPEIKELAYSLVTNPIRIEISPKDPVAKNVTHSVAMIDMDDKRFFLERLIKEHPESKILVFVRTKVRAERVFKAMERVDIKTVTIHGDKEQKDRLDVMTLFKSGEVKVLIATDVSARGIDIPDVDYVINYDLPDVAENYVHRVGRTGRGVKKGLAVSFCSPEEKPVLDEIETFLGQKVSVLIIDKEEYTATVDLSLDNPNDWKALMREEEQKPKSKKKKK, encoded by the coding sequence ATGAAATTTGACGATTACCGTATATCTCCTGATATTAAGAGAAACCTTGAAACACTTGGATTTCGACGCCCCACCGACATTCAGTACAAAGCCATTACGCCGATCCTGAAAGGCGACGATGTTTTAGCCATTGCTCAAACCGGCACCGGTAAAACGGCAGCTTTTGCGATTCCCATTATCGACATAGTCCATCAGCAGAAAAGCAGTAGCCGAAGCGAATTCCTTTGTTGTCTGGTCATGGTTCCCACTCGTGAACTGGCTTTGCAAATCACCGAAGTTTTTCAAACAATTGGCAAACATACCTTGGTAAAAACAGCCTGTGTATTTGGAGGAGTTGATCAGGAACCACAAATTTCGAAGCTAAAAAGTGGTATTGACATTTTGGTGGCCACACCCGGACGAATGTTCGATTTGGTTAGCCAGGGACACATCCTGCTCGATAAAATACAGATACTTGTGCTGGATGAGGCCGACCACATGCTGGCGCTTGGATTTATTAAAGACATCAGGCAATTGATTCACTTTTTACCCAAATACCGGCAAACACTTTTCTTTTCGGCAACCATCAATCCTGAAATTAAAGAACTGGCCTACTCGCTGGTTACAAACCCTATCCGGATTGAGATTTCACCCAAAGATCCGGTGGCAAAAAATGTAACTCACTCCGTGGCAATGATCGACATGGACGACAAACGTTTTTTTCTGGAAAGGCTGATCAAAGAACATCCCGAATCGAAAATACTGGTATTTGTGCGAACCAAAGTTCGGGCAGAGCGTGTATTTAAGGCTATGGAACGAGTTGACATTAAAACCGTGACCATTCATGGTGATAAAGAGCAGAAAGACCGCCTGGATGTGATGACTTTATTTAAGTCAGGAGAAGTAAAAGTTTTGATCGCCACTGACGTTAGCGCGCGGGGTATCGACATTCCCGATGTTGATTATGTGATCAATTACGATTTACCTGATGTGGCCGAAAACTACGTTCACCGCGTGGGTCGTACCGGTCGGGGAGTTAAAAAAGGGCTTGCAGTCTCGTTTTGTAGCCCTGAAGAAAAACCAGTGCTGGACGAAATAGAAACTTTTCTGGGGCAAAAAGTTAGTGTTTTAATTATCGACAAGGAAGAATACACCGCGACTGTTGATTTGTCGTTGGATAATCCGAACGACTGGAAAGCCCTGATGCGCGAGGAAGAACAAAAACCAAAATCGAAAAAGAAGAAAAAATAA
- the pyrF gene encoding orotidine-5'-phosphate decarboxylase — MNKEQLFEQIKLKRSFLCVGLDTDILKIPRFLNETSDPIFAFNKEIIDATQDLCVAYKPNLAFYESQGVAGWISLEKTVRYIREKYPEQFIIADAKRGDIGNTSNLYARAFFDHMDFDAVTVAPYMGEDSIKPFMTYLDRWVIVLALTSNKGAADFQYLKNAETGEQLFESVLKTSQTWGTTDNMMYVVGATKAEKLEEIRELVPDHFLLVPGVGAQGGSLEEVAKFGMNDMCGLLVNSSRQIIYASDGEDFAEKARNEAINVQLEMEELLLEADLM, encoded by the coding sequence ATGAACAAGGAACAACTTTTTGAACAGATTAAACTGAAGCGCAGCTTTTTGTGCGTTGGATTAGATACCGATATTCTGAAAATCCCGCGTTTCCTGAACGAAACCAGCGATCCGATTTTTGCTTTCAACAAAGAAATTATCGATGCTACGCAGGATTTGTGCGTTGCCTATAAACCTAACCTCGCTTTTTACGAAAGCCAGGGAGTTGCCGGATGGATCAGCCTTGAGAAAACCGTGAGATACATACGCGAAAAATATCCGGAGCAGTTCATCATTGCAGATGCCAAACGTGGCGATATCGGCAACACCTCGAATTTATATGCCCGTGCATTTTTCGACCACATGGATTTTGATGCGGTAACCGTTGCGCCATACATGGGCGAAGATTCCATTAAACCGTTCATGACTTACCTCGACCGTTGGGTGATTGTTTTGGCGCTGACCTCGAACAAAGGAGCAGCCGATTTTCAATACCTGAAGAATGCTGAAACAGGAGAGCAATTGTTTGAATCTGTGCTGAAAACCTCTCAAACTTGGGGAACTACCGACAATATGATGTATGTAGTTGGCGCCACCAAAGCCGAAAAACTAGAAGAAATACGCGAACTGGTTCCGGATCATTTTCTATTGGTTCCGGGAGTTGGCGCTCAAGGTGGAAGCCTGGAAGAAGTAGCAAAATTTGGCATGAACGACATGTGCGGGTTGTTGGTCAACTCGTCGCGCCAGATTATTTATGCTTCGGATGGCGAAGACTTTGCCGAAAAAGCCCGCAACGAAGCCATCAATGTTCAGCTTGAAATGGAAGAATTGCTGTTGGAAGCAGATTTGATGTAA
- the prfA gene encoding peptide chain release factor 1, with the protein MADYSLMEKYESIRYRFEEVGSQITDPSVMGDMKRYVKLNQEYKRLELLTTAFKDYKSTIDNIESGKQMLAEETDEDIREMAREEVEASEALIPEKEQNIKLLLIPADPEDGKNAILEIRAGTGGDEASIFAGDLFRMYSKFCERRGWRLEITNTSEGTSGGFKEIVATITGEGVYGVMKYESGVHRVQRVPQTETQGRVHTSAATVAVLPEAEEFDIDLRDSDIRKDTYCSSGPGGQSVNTTYSAIRLTHIPTGIVVTCQDQKSQIKNLAKAMIELRTRIYNQEHQKYLDAIASKRKTMVSTGDRSAKIRTYNWPQGRITDHRINLTIYNLQAVVGGDLDEIIDKLQVEENAERLKEAEI; encoded by the coding sequence ATGGCAGACTATTCATTAATGGAAAAATACGAATCGATCCGATATCGGTTCGAAGAAGTTGGCTCACAAATTACCGATCCGTCGGTGATGGGCGACATGAAACGCTACGTCAAACTCAATCAGGAATACAAGCGGTTGGAATTACTGACAACAGCATTCAAAGATTACAAATCAACAATCGATAATATCGAATCGGGCAAGCAAATGCTGGCCGAAGAAACCGACGAGGATATCCGCGAAATGGCGCGTGAAGAAGTTGAAGCTTCGGAAGCGTTGATTCCTGAAAAAGAACAAAATATCAAATTGCTGTTGATACCGGCCGATCCGGAAGATGGCAAAAATGCCATTCTCGAAATCCGTGCCGGAACCGGTGGCGACGAAGCCAGTATTTTTGCAGGCGATTTATTCCGCATGTACTCCAAATTCTGCGAACGCCGCGGCTGGCGATTGGAAATCACCAATACAAGCGAAGGTACTTCCGGAGGTTTTAAGGAAATTGTAGCCACTATTACCGGCGAAGGAGTTTATGGCGTGATGAAATACGAATCGGGAGTTCACCGCGTGCAGCGCGTGCCACAAACCGAAACACAGGGTCGTGTGCATACATCAGCAGCTACCGTGGCTGTTTTGCCTGAAGCCGAGGAGTTCGACATTGACTTGCGCGACAGCGACATCCGAAAAGACACCTACTGTTCTTCAGGACCTGGAGGACAGTCGGTAAATACAACTTATTCGGCTATTCGTTTGACTCACATTCCAACCGGAATCGTGGTAACTTGTCAGGATCAAAAATCGCAGATTAAGAACCTTGCAAAAGCGATGATCGAGTTGCGAACCCGTATTTACAACCAGGAACACCAGAAATATCTTGATGCCATTGCTTCGAAACGAAAGACCATGGTTTCAACCGGAGACCGTTCGGCAAAAATCCGCACCTACAACTGGCCACAGGGAAGAATTACTGACCACCGCATCAATCTGACGATTTACAATCTTCAAGCAGTTGTTGGCGGGGACCTGGATGAAATCATCGACAAATTGCAGGTGGAAGAAAACGCAGAACGACTGAAAGAAGCTGAAATTTAA
- a CDS encoding AIR synthase related protein: protein MSADNRYMARGVSASKEDVHNAIKNIDKGLYPKAFCKIIPDILGGDPAWCNIMHADGAGTKSSLAYLYWKETGDISVWKGIAQDAIIMNLDDLLCVGATDNILLSSTIGRNKNRIPGEVIAAIINGTEELCTELREMGVNIYPTGGETADVGDVVRTIIVDSTVTCRMKREDVISADNIQAGDVIVGLASFGQATYEKEYNGGMGSNGLTSARHDVFANYLAQKYPESFDPEVPADLIYSGNKKLTEAIAGVGLDAGKLVLSPTRTYAPVVKDLLEALRKNIHGMIHCSGGAQTKVLHFVDKVHVIKNNLFDVPPLFKMIQEESGTSWQEMYKVFNMGHRFEVYLAPEFAAEVIAISEKYNIEARIVGRVEAAEGKKLTIKSQFGEFEY, encoded by the coding sequence ATGTCAGCAGATAACCGATATATGGCACGTGGCGTTTCAGCTTCGAAAGAAGACGTGCACAATGCCATCAAAAACATCGACAAAGGCTTGTATCCAAAGGCTTTTTGCAAGATCATCCCCGATATTTTGGGAGGCGACCCTGCTTGGTGCAACATTATGCACGCCGATGGCGCTGGCACCAAATCGTCGTTGGCTTACCTCTACTGGAAAGAAACCGGCGACATTTCGGTATGGAAAGGCATTGCGCAAGATGCCATTATCATGAATCTCGACGATTTGCTTTGCGTGGGCGCAACTGATAACATTTTGTTATCGTCGACCATTGGCCGTAACAAAAACCGGATTCCGGGCGAAGTCATCGCCGCCATCATCAACGGAACCGAAGAGTTGTGCACCGAATTGCGCGAAATGGGTGTCAACATTTACCCTACTGGTGGCGAAACTGCCGATGTGGGCGACGTGGTGCGCACCATCATTGTCGATTCGACAGTCACTTGCCGCATGAAACGCGAAGATGTAATTTCTGCGGATAACATTCAGGCTGGCGATGTAATTGTCGGTTTGGCCTCATTCGGACAGGCTACTTACGAAAAAGAATACAATGGCGGAATGGGCAGCAACGGCCTGACTTCCGCACGTCACGACGTATTTGCCAATTACCTGGCTCAAAAATATCCTGAAAGTTTCGATCCGGAAGTTCCGGCTGATCTCATTTATTCAGGAAACAAAAAACTGACCGAAGCCATTGCTGGAGTTGGTCTGGATGCCGGAAAACTGGTGCTCTCTCCTACCCGCACCTACGCGCCGGTAGTGAAAGATTTACTGGAAGCGCTCCGGAAAAATATTCATGGCATGATTCACTGCTCGGGTGGGGCTCAAACCAAAGTGCTGCATTTTGTCGATAAAGTGCATGTGATTAAAAACAACCTGTTCGATGTTCCGCCGTTGTTTAAAATGATTCAGGAAGAATCGGGAACCAGTTGGCAGGAAATGTACAAGGTTTTCAACATGGGTCACCGTTTCGAGGTTTATCTCGCCCCTGAATTTGCTGCTGAAGTAATCGCTATTTCTGAAAAATACAACATCGAAGCCCGCATCGTTGGGCGCGTTGAGGCCGCTGAAGGCAAAAAACTTACCATCAAGTCGCAGTTTGGCGAATTCGAATATTAG